ACTGCATCAAGTAGTGTATGGATACTGTCATGCAGGCTTGGGTACATTGGTGTATAAGTTTTAGAATCAACATTTGCGATATCGTCTGCTGGGGAAGGATATCATTTTTGAGAAGTAGGATTTTCTAATGCCAAAATGATGAACAAGCTCTACATTTGAATTATGAATGCAGGTCCCCCAGGTGACTGAGGAAGTTGCCATAGCTGTTCTGGATTTGTACCCAACAGTTATTTCTCTTGCCCGTGAATACTCTCTACTTGTAAGTCTTCACTCCCTTGGGGAATTGGAAAATCACAGCTGATGTCTATTGTTATTTCTCATCCACAATGTTGATGAGGTCCCTAATTTTATTTGGGTTGGGGTTAAATTGAAAAGGacaaaatgagaaaaatgaaatttGGAGAATAATGAGGTTGCTCTTTTAAGAGCTGAAATGTTCCAGGACCCTTTGCATATGCATTCCTAAAACTGCCATATATgatttaaatataaaaaaaagtaaattctAAGGGTTGAATGATTCTAGTGCTCACTTTAGCGAcgtgtttagaggctaaatgCTCTGAGGTCATTGTAAATCTGattatgttgttgctttaaGCAAAGTTCAATTTTGAATCCGGACTCCGTGTCTTTTGAGGTTTGTTGACAGTTCAACATGTGTATTTAATAGCGCTCCAAAACCTTGGTGGTTTTCCAGTGGTATCTTGGTTGATTTTAGACATTCTACTAGACTGGAACTCTCGTCCACAAGGCAATATCTGTCTCCTATCTGATTAGTCCTAATTGTAGACCCAATTACACATTTGTTTAATCTTCATCAACCTCTTTAATCTTCTTCGTACTCCTTGACGGGTGGTCAAATGTACAGCagacatattttgttttttggctTTGTTGTACTAACACCAGCATGTATTTATTAAACCAGGAGGGCGATGTTGGCGCACAGGAAGAGATGCTTAGAACGCAGAGTAACAATGTTGTAAATGCTGCTGCTAGTAAGAATATATTCCACTTTGTTTGGGGCATTGATTGATAGCTATCTCCCATTGTCAAAAATATGATTCCATTGTTGCTCTTGTACTCTAAACTAATTTTGCAATGTAAATATGATGAACTCGCTTTTCTCTTGCGATCAGACTAGGCAATGCCATTGAGTCTATTACACAAGTAGGAATTTGTGAATATTGAAGAATGTTTATCTGGTCGGCCGATTGCAATTTGGCTCTATTGATAAGAAGTGGTGGTTTGGCTCTGGCTTTGAATTTTGCAGGTCAGATACAGAAAATCCAAAAAGTTGTGATCTAGTCTTGTAGGGCTGAGAGTTGAAGTCAAACTGTCgtatatatttttcattaattCAAGTGGATGCACATGGTTCCTGTTTATCAAACCTCATTTAAGCATGCATTAGAAGTCGGCAAAACCTAGCACAAAGTGTTACTACTAGATTTGCAATACATTAGTGAAATTATTCATTATAGAGGGCCTTTTAATAAGTGTGCAGAAGAAAGGCTCAGGTGCCGTTTGTTACTGTTTTTCCAGgctgttttcaattttcaaaatgaaaaatggGTAGAAAACGTGTCCGGTGTGTATAATTGAGAAAATACTGAAAATGAACTATTGAAAATAGTTTCCTAAATACGCTAGGAACTTGAATACGACCAAATTATGTTTTCAAATGTTTTTGCCGAGTAGACttcgagaaaagaaaagggtatGAATAattgacaaaaaagaaaaggatgcaTGCTTTATTCTTAGTTCTCCTTTCCAACTTTGAACTTCCTAtggttttttttgttcatttgaaAGTTTTACGATATATTAATATACATATACATCCAAATAGACTGACGTCTTGCATTAGTAGAGCAGTTTGGCTTGGTCTCGAATTAGTCTATCCCTGTATGAGTCAATCTACCTCTATATTAAATGCTCAGCTTAATTACGAGATTATGTAGGGAGTAAGAGTGTACTAGCCAACTCTTTTTGAAGAAGATTAGCTAGCATCCAAGTTGTCTGTATTCGTTTCCTGTATATGTGTTTTAGAAATGAAGTTCTATGTAATTTGTTCATCTAGTGTACGTATTGCTCCATTTGTACACTGTACTTTTGTTTCCATCCTCATACTCTTACAAATTtaattacatatatacatatctaaCTAAAGggggcaatatatatatatatatatatatatatatatatatcttgccTTATagtttctaaagaaaaaactgtggAAGCCACAGTTAAACTCAATTTATCTAACTTATGCTTTTGTAATGTGAAAGCTGTCGTCAACTTTTCTTGTGTTTGCATTCACAAactgaaacaaacaaaacaaacgtGAGAGAATATAGTGGATCTGCGCATTGAAATATTTAAACTCTTGCAGACTCGAAGTTAATGTAAATGCTAGGCAGTACGAACTACGAAGTGCTAATCTCAAGTTTGCATACATACCTCTAATTTGATATCTGTCCTTGTTGCATGCGCTCTGAGATAACCATATTCGGAATGCCTTGATAAACTCCAACTATTGTTAATCTGTTTGAATGAAGTCCCAATTCCATGTAAAGAACAATGAAGAACATGCTTGTACAATTAAGTGCACATTTTTGAAGAGAGATATGACAGAGTAAAGAAGGACTTACACCACTGGGAAACTTGTCCAAGGAAAAGCCAGCCATTCCAATTATAGCTTGCACTGGGGCACTGTAGTTGCTGTGATCATATGTGTCTATCCCAGCCTCATCTTTGCTAGGCAATTTCATGCACTGGCTCTTATAAATGGAGCAGGTTCGCTCGTAGTTATGGACATGACCAAACAGGGCCAGATCAACCTAGTTCAAATTTCAAACAGCATGTACATGtcagaaaaaaatttaaaatcccATGTTTAAACCTAGAGAATCCAATAGAAAACCAgattagaaaagaaaatggaatcCATTGAGAAATGACAGAGAAAACAATAACTAGCTAGGTGAAGGTCTGGGATGTTACTTTGCTTGCCAGAAGTAATGGTTCAACTTCGTCAACAAATTTTTCATCAACACTCAGGAATCCAGGGGCAGATGTATACATTGGTCTATGCCTGCAGTTTgaaaatattaatatatatgcaTGAAGATCTGGTGAAACTTTCAAGCGGTTATAAACTATTGATATTGATTAAATTATGCAGAGTAGACAGTTTCTGTGGTTCAAACTGTATGTCATGCACATGAACAGATCCGATGTGAATCAGAAACCAACGGTTAAAAGAACTGATTTATATTGTATGGTGTTCCTATAGAAAAACTACATAAGCTTGAATAGTTTTTGAAGCATTTAAGTACTTACCCCATAAATATCAACCAAGGAGTTTTAGATCGATCAACTGAAGCCATGTCCTTTTTCATCCATTGATACTGCAAGAGCATATAAAAAAACATCAAATGCAAATAGAAGTGCAGTGCACAGCTATAGGATATTATAGATCAGTGCTTAATCATCTTTACCTGCTCAGAATTTTTGGTCCAGTCATGCTCTGTTGAAATCATCGTGATGTGGACGCTTCCTTGTTCTATGGAATACCATGGTTTATCCTTTGCTGGGGTTGGCATTGGAAAGTAAGTCTCATAGGGAACTCCAACTTCCCCACCTGAATCTGCAAGAACGTACACCGATCCAGAGTCTATATAGTCCCTGAAAAGTGTAGAAGCAAGCATAGGattaattaaacaagaaaatatgACATTGTTACTTGAAGTCGTCTGTTTGTACGTGTTAAACAACCATTAGATCCCAAAACGAGCTGTTAGATAATGTACCAACAATGTACACCAAGATAGCTAGATATACTATAAAATGGCATCGAAGCCTCTCAGAGAACTTCAAATTAAGTTCCTAGAGCACGTCTTATGAGCACACGTACCTCTCATGGTTCCCGATAGCTGTCATGTATGAAACTCGAGAAGCAACAGGGTTGATTTGGTGAAGGAAAAAATCCCATTCAACTAAAAACCCAGTGGCATAGCTTATATCTCCAATGTGGAAGACAGAGTCTACATTCCCGGAATTTATTTCATCTGTCACGGCTTCAATCACTGAGAGGGATCCTGGCTATTCATGCCACAAGATTAAAATtagccttttcttttccttcaaggTATGTAGAAGAAAAACAATGTACTGTATAGTTAGTTTCTTTTTTCCTCATGTTGATTTACTAAATTAAACACGACATGTTGTGTTGTAGGGTTAGAACGATGCTCAATTACTATTGTTTGAGTCTAAATTTCTGCAGTACTAAAAAagcatcataattcatatacctGAATATAATGCTCTACAGAAGAATCACGAGGAGCCTTTCCCATATCGCCAAATGCAAGAAATTTGAGTTCATCAGATCCTCCCACAGGGGGAGTGCGAAATTGGATTCGATCACTCCAACCAACTGAAtcactgcatttttttttcaaccccCAAATAAGAATCAATCTGTCTTCTTTTTCCACTTATCATTTTGAGGTTTAATATGAATGAATTTACCTTCCATATCTATAAGAGAAGCTAGATGAAGGCTCAAGTCCTGTCATCACTGCTGAATGAATGAAGCCTGGATCATGCCACCCAAAGTCTTTGGCTGGACTTGGTATGGCAGGTAAACCTATCAATTAGTAAGGGAAATAATTAGAAGGGATAAAGAGACTGAAAACCATACATGGTAAGCTATTCTGACTTTACCTTGCATGCATGGTTTCACAATACCTCTGTATATGTGATGAGTAAATGTGGTACGTATGTAATCTGTGACATTAAATACTTGTGTACATATATGTGATATTAAGCATTTccccttaatatatatatatatatatatatttacaatgATGAGACTCACTCTGCATGTCATCTTGTGAAAATGTGGTAACTACTGAAGTCTGTGATTTTCCATCTCCATATTGTACTTGCTGAGGTTTCTCATCTCCACTGACCCATGTTAATTTCATCTGCACCATAAGTCATGTTTCATTCATTTAGAACTAGCTAAATGCTATCCCAAGTTCATAGTTACAAACTTCCAACAGTGTCACTATGTCAACTTGGGTTTCGACCATTGCTTGACACAACTCGAATATGACAATACTCTAAACACGATTGATCGAACTGGTAAATGTCAATTTATTTACCGATGTTCCAGTTGAGTCTATGCTCGAGAGATGTCCATACAGTGGCTTCTTTGGATTGGCAAATTTCAGAGGGTTTGCTTTCTTCAAAATGCAAGGGACCTCAAATCCACCAGAAAACAAGACGAATTCGATGTCGGTTCTGATGTTAATAACATGAAATGTTAACGAACCACTGCAGGTGGAGATAGCACAGTGACTGGTACCATTCTGATACTTTTTGCATTCCTTCTTCTTGCAACTGAGGTAGTCAGGATCAGCGCTCATGTATGTTGCCTGCAAAGGAATTAATTAAATATGAACGGTTTCCACCATAAAACTATCAAGTGCCGATTCACCAATCACAATTGCAGTTCTTTTGTTAAGAATCAATCACAAGTGCGGTTGAACAAGCATGTTTTTCCTTGGATATGTCCTAAACATTTGTTTTAGGATAACTTGAGCATTTTCCCTTTAATTTTCATGATCAAACTGTTGTGTCCTATAAATTTCCAACCCTATCCAATTTCCTCTTCCTTGCTTATTTAACAGCATTCAGTTTTCAAATCCACGAGAGAGAAGAGGGTAGCGTGTGGGGATGTAGAGCGCTCGCTTAGCATGCGAGAGGTACAGGGATCGATACCCCGCATCTCCacttctacatttttttttggttatttattcatttatttttttgttattaagaGTTTGGAGAGAGGAAGACTATATCCTACACTTCTGCGCCAAGATAGACATACAATCTTGACCATGAATGACTgaccttttattttttgttataaAAAGTTTGGAGAGAGGAAGACTATATCCTACACCTGCGCGTTAGGGCAGAACTACAATCTCGACCCTGAATGattgactttttattttatgttataAAGAGTTTGGAGAGAGGAGGATTATATCCTACACCTACGCGTCAGGGTAGACCTACAATCTCGACGCTGAATGActgactttttattttttgttataaATAGTTTGGAGGGGGGAAGACTATCATACACCTCTGCGCCAAGACAGACCTATAATCTCAATTCTCGACACTGAAGGACTGACTTGGGACATGTACCTGTCTCCTCAGCTCCCAGATATGGATTCCTGGAGAAGGTTACAGATCATGCATGCGACTCAACGCAGGACTGTTAATAATGAGGATCAAACTTTAATTGAGACTCAACCACAGACACGCCTATATCAACTGAACCAACACGCGTTGATACGAAATCTTTTTTTATTGCACCAATAGGGCACAGATATTTgtaattttggtgaaaattggGGAAAACCGTTTGGAAGGTAGAATTATGCGACAGAGACCCGATCAAGTTATTCTTGCGTAAACGTcagctttctcttttctttgttagCAACGTTTCACTTTAAAGACACGTATTGGCCATCCTACGTTGTTTGACTTTTTTGGCTTTTATTCATTAAAGCTTATTAAACCATTTTTCTGTCTACCTATAAATCACAAGTGGTGCTATGAGCTATCTACGTACTTTCTGTTTTCTGACCTAACTGAGTAATAAAAATGTGCTATTTCTTCCCGCCGAAAGACAAAAGTAGCGGTGATGAATTGAGATGCATGATCAGCACTCTTTTCAGTTAGCTTGCAGCTTTGGTTGGATTCTCGATCTAACATTTACGAATAAGAAACTTATGTGACGAAATAAAATTATTTCGATAGCTAGACCTAAAATCTACTTGTTGAAATATTTTCATTGCTCTATGCAAAAGAATTTTGTATATGATTAGTAGCTTTGCTTTTTTGATAGCTCTATattcattattttctttgttcaccctacaaatatttgaattattgaaagactatattacccaaatgcaaaatgactaataagtacactaattttttttaaaatttaaatctttaaggaaaactaaatacataactaattaaatacaaaactacttaatttctcttctggTAACATTAattttcatcttctccatcaaaatttcaatttattacacgaacattgaaactgaatggaagtaaatcaaattatgattttattaggaaactttaatatattttaagacgtctttttaattgatataaattaaatgagagatttttgttaaacaaaatttcatttttaatttgatatgtggaggatattcctggaaagagaaatgggttggataagtaaatctaataattgaaattaaaatgtagggtgtaatgagcaagtagggtaaacaaagaaaattatagggtggcTATTTATTATTAATTAGTGTTCCTAATTCCCATCATTTGTCtgttttcttcttcaaataTATTCTTATAAAAGAGAATGCATAACATGATATTTCAAGTTAATTTCACTCAGACGGAAAAGATAATCATTTACCTTAACAGGATAATGGCAGAGAAGTGGAAGTTTACTAAAATCACCAGTCTGTATATAGTAAAACGTATTCAAAGGACAGGTTGAGACACTGCatgcacatatatataataatacaATTAATAATAGTAAAATATCTAAACAACGACACAATACTTGATCGAGTTATAACTTAATCGATGATTCATATTGACAGTCGATAACATAAGATTCGGTATATATGAAAATGTACAACACTTACTCAGAATTAGCAGGTGAAATCATGGCCACCCAATCATTTTTAGAAGGGTTCAAGATGCCACTAACATTGACAGTCACAAACTCATCATCTCCAAGGCCACCAGGACTCGAGTTAACACTAATTTGCAGATATGGGCTCGGATTCCGACAGTTGCCAAGAAATTTTCTGTTCAGCAACCTAAACTCTGATATTGCCGTGTGGTTAAGGTGTTCAATCTGTGACTGGACAACCAAAGGGTgcaaggaagatgatgaagaagcaCAGGAGCCAAGAAACAATATCACGAACACAACACAGATAAGTTTGGGAACCCCACAAGTGCCGGAAGAACCCAtttggaaaaagaaattaaaatacaGAGAATGAAGATCAGAAATTGTGAAAGCTATGAATCTTGATCATGGACACATGACCTAATTGTCTGTTTATTTTGTTGCTGTTATGAAACTAAACTGGTTGGCGATATCAAGGCTTATATAAGAATTTGGGGCTTGACAAGAACCTTGGCTTATATAAGAATTTGGGGCTTGACAAGAACCTTGACTTATATATAAACATGGCATATTCTTTATAACAAATTGATGACATATATAGAGATAGATCGGAGGAGATGGGCGAAGATTACgtttgaaattttttgtttcttcacgTAACGTTGTTTCTGGTTATGCTTGACACAGCACGCAGCTGTGTAAAGCCTTTAACTACtaattatttgtttttggtGTTTTCTTCCTCTGCCGGTTCTGTTCAGATGCTCTAGAAACTGTGGATAAAGACATGTAGCTTCTCCACAACCTAATCTTAGCTAGCCAGTGCATGTTCACCAAACAAAATTGTAATTGTACACCAAGTATTACTTTTTGTGCCCGGTTAAGCAGGGCTGGTCCTGCATGAGATTATGGAGGCCTAAGGCGAATTTAAATGTGGTTTCATATGAATTCTTGTGGCAtgtaatcttttttattttttatgataaGTATGGTTGTAAATACAAGATTGTAATtggtgttttattttatttaatcctttttttttttttttgtaaaaacaaaaacccttaGCTTACCTCATAAGTACATACTAGCCTCTtaattgacttttatttttattttttttaaatttaaaaaagttACAGCAGTTTCTCTCCTGATTTTAAGgaagtttcttctttttttcatagGAGGTATTGCAATCTTTTAAAATATgatatagtcaattgactatcttatcctcgtatacaaataatttatttattaatatattaatagatactatgtgagggcatatatggtagttTAAAAATTTAACTATTCCCTCAATAAttgacttaattatataagatgtCATTGAGAATTCTAATTTGTAACCTTTACAATGTTAAAAAACAGTTTATACCATAGGGGGTagtgaaatataaaaaatttgttGCAACTTCTTTCCTAGTCCTTAATATCCGTGTTTACAGTTTTGACAATTTGCTCGCTAGTATTGCCTAAATGGGGGTCGTGATGTCAATGCTTTATGTACATAGCTATGCCATTTGCACATTTTGACTTTGGATTTTGAAAAATTAATGCTATTTGTGAGCTAACAGTTGCAAAATCAACTACCGACCAAAAGGGCTAAAATTGGACCAGACAACGGATAAAAATTGTCGTTGTCTGATCAACATATTTGTTCTAGTTAATACTCCTGTCATCTGATGGTAAAGATCAGACAACTAAAAAAAATTGTCGTCTAATTATTTTTCATAcaaaagcaaacaaaagaaaattgtgTTGTATGAAGTAGATTAAATATGATCAGTGATTATATTTGTTTTGCAAAGGAAACTAAGTCAGCAACTTTTCAATAATAAGCTTGTGAAGAAAGACATGACTGGTTAAAGAAccattattattgtttttttttttcatagccTATTTGCTAGATCAACAGATTGTTTGCACATatagtttgagtttttattggaCAATGATTTTTGCGTTTGCTAGCGAATGTGTTCGTAGGGCCACAAGCAATTGCGATGATGTAATTATTCAAAATTCTTTGATAACTAAATGAAGAATTCTATGGTTACTTTTTGAATGAATTAGCTTGCTCGTTCATTATGTCTTGTGACAAATTTTCATAATCTGAATAGTTCAATTGTTTGATAAGTTAATTAGTCTTCAAAAATCATTTTtacaaaataataaatcaaaTGATCAATGCTAAAATCATTTGGACAAactgtttatttatttgatagaaTTAGATGGTTAAGTGCTTTTTGTAATTGTATAGTTattttttggaaaagaaaaaatcgtCGCAATGTTTCACACATAAACAGTTTCCACCGTAATGAATAGTTTTCATTAATTTCTAAGGATTATTACGTCAACAGAGTTGGTGCAGCAACTCACTAGGCAGAAAAACAATGTTTTTTCTTGTATCTTATTTTCCATAGTCCATTTCTTTAATTACCttgtttttttgaaataaggttggtgcagctgccctcaagccttcattaatgaaactactgaatataagggggggggggggcgcatAAAGCCTAAACTCCGAACAATTGTAACGAGAGAATATCCCGAATAATAACAGGAACTCCCACTAATCTTATGTATTCAAacatgcaccaactagcaaggGTTGACATACTAGATAACTGGGCAACTCCATTTGCTTCACAATAGTGACATATCGGAAAGATAAAGCTCATATGAAGCCATAAAACAATAAAATCTGCTTTCCTACCATGCTTTCGACCAGAACTTTTGAATACACTTTGTTTCAtcttgccactaggaggttgtgcCCATTTGATAAAGACTTGCCTTCTCTCTAGGGCAGACAAGGCACTGAGGGTGCACACCAAAGCAAAAAGCCCAACCCGCCCTACTGGTATAGAGTAGGGATTTATTACTAACACAAAGcagtaaaataaaaacaagaaataaaATGCCCATAAGAAAACCCTAGCAGCGATGACGTCACAAGGACGTGCCGCCAGACGAAACATCGTAATCCCAAAAACCCAGCCCTTtagtgtagagagagagagagagagagagagagagagagagagagagagagagagagagagagagagagagagagagagagagagagagaggaacatCACTTACTTACCTTGTTTGTGTAACAGGAATTTGTTTTCAACAATTGTTTAATCATCTCTAGTAATGTATGGTTTTCTCTAGTCATGTTCACCTACTTAATTTATTTCTTACTCAATTGTGTTAAACTATCATTAGATTTAAATTCAATGGTAGAGAATAATGAGGGTCACATGTTGAATCTAAATCAAATGACAGTTGAGCACAATTGAATAAAGAACTAAATGAATATGTGAACAAGACTATGATTTCCTTTATTTAGAGAATCAGATTGCCTAGGGGATGAATGTTGCTTATCTTTGTCATCCAACATTCCCTGATCATTAGCTGCTACATGGATTCTGCATCACTCAAATTTATAAATCTAACGTTTTGAATCAAATTTACAATTTTTCCGAGTTTACCCATCATAAAGgaaaatttgtttctttttccataCAAAATTAATTGATGTAcaaacatctctctctctc
This portion of the Rosa chinensis cultivar Old Blush chromosome 1, RchiOBHm-V2, whole genome shotgun sequence genome encodes:
- the LOC112180698 gene encoding probable inactive purple acid phosphatase 27 — protein: MGSSGTCGVPKLICVVFVILFLGSCASSSSSLHPLVVQSQIEHLNHTAISEFRLLNRKFLGNCRNPSPYLQISVNSSPGGLGDDEFVTVNVSGILNPSKNDWVAMISPANSDVSTCPLNTFYYIQTGDFSKLPLLCHYPVKATYMSADPDYLSCKKKECKKYQNGTSHCAISTCSGSLTFHVINIRTDIEFVLFSGGFEVPCILKKANPLKFANPKKPLYGHLSSIDSTGTSMKLTWVSGDEKPQQVQYGDGKSQTSVVTTFSQDDMQSLPAIPSPAKDFGWHDPGFIHSAVMTGLEPSSSFSYRYGSDSVGWSDRIQFRTPPVGGSDELKFLAFGDMGKAPRDSSVEHYIQPGSLSVIEAVTDEINSGNVDSVFHIGDISYATGFLVEWDFFLHQINPVASRVSYMTAIGNHERDYIDSGSVYVLADSGGEVGVPYETYFPMPTPAKDKPWYSIEQGSVHITMISTEHDWTKNSEQYQWMKKDMASVDRSKTPWLIFMGHRPMYTSAPGFLSVDEKFVDEVEPLLLASKVDLALFGHVHNYERTCSIYKSQCMKLPSKDEAGIDTYDHSNYSAPVQAIIGMAGFSLDKFPSGINNSWSLSRHSEYGYLRAHATRTDIKLEFVNANTRKVDDSFHITKA